AAAGTAAACCTTAATTTACCGGGAGTTTACTTGGAGTCTGTCTGATGGGAGCAAAAGCATAAAATTCCGAAAATGCCCGTAAGATACAGATTCATCAGTGTTAGCATTCAGAAAATGCATCATGGCAACAGCATTATCTTCATTAGCTGGCAGTCCAGCATTCTCCAGTGATgccaaaatttcacttttctgGAGTGTCCTGGACTTGCTCAAACGGAGACTGGTATAAGCCCGGAGAATGGTTGGTTCTTTCTGTTCCATCAAGGACAAGAACTGTTTCCAGCCAAAAGATTTCGAGAACAAGTGATTTCGAGTACGCTGCATGAATTGGTGAGCATATCTGTTAGGCAGTTTTCTGTTTCTCATAGCAATCTCAAGATCTTCCAAAGTAACTTGCCCATCACCATCTCTGTCCAATTCCTGAAAAAACCTTTTCCCTGCAGAAAGAGAGAATTAGATTGGGATCTGCTGTGAAACTGattgaaaaacatattatagCAAGCAGAAAACCATCTGAGAACTAAGTTCCGACATCAAGAGTGAATACTTAACAACCGTGAATGGCATTATACGGCACACAAGCTCGTTTTTCTTTGACCCTGCTTTGTAACCAAGAGAACCCTGCATGCTAACTTGACTGACCAACATGTTGAAAGCTTAAATGGAAGTATATGAATCAGGAAGTTCCCCAATAAATTGGCTAAAATTAATCCACCTGTAAGAAAGACTTGCCTAACTGAATTATACATGTTGGTTCAACAGGCCAAAAGTCTTTGGCTGGTTGATCTTCTGCTGCTAGACAACCCTATTTCTAgtgaataaaattacaaggCTTAGTGAGACCCAAAGTTCCTGCTACACAAAAGACCAACTAAGTGATAAATTCACTCTAGTCAAAGTTACAGCTATTCCACTTTCTTATCTGGTAACAAAGAATTTCTGCACAAGCTTTCACCAACTATAATTTACGACAGTGCATATTCATTTCTTCAATCActggattaattatttttaacttgtcaacaatttttatgttatacaAACAACGGCGGAATCATTAATGCAGTGAACAACCAAATTTTGTGTCCATTCATATAAGCTGAGCCCATGATCAGAGCAAATGAACTTAAATCTTCAGGAAAACAAGGTTAAGTAACCAAATTATTAGGCCACttgaaatcaaaatggaaAAGGTGAAAGCTAGGCAATTTCCATAGTCTTGACAGTTCTTATGAAAAAAGGTCCAAGATGCCAAAAGTAAAGAGAAAACTGTAAAGGAAGAATCATATTACACACAGGTACCCTAGATAAACAAAACTCGTTTCTGCAAATAAGAACAGATATATCTGTCCTAAAAAAGTGCTTTCTAGTGCTGTATGTTCTTACAATATACTGAAGACAAAGTGCACTgcacataaaaacaagttcaTCCAACTATCCAAGGCGAACTCTTACATGCCAATTGCAATATTATCTTCAGTCAAATAAAAgacatttcaaaataaaaaacatgcCTTCAGCTTCTGTGTATCTGAAGAAATCCTGAATCGAGAACTGTTTCTTCTTGTCAGGATGGTCTTCTTTCGAAGATCTCCCTATCTGAGGCAGAAGCTCGATTAATTCTGTCAATGACACAGTGGAAAGTGTCGATCTCGAACGCTCAACATTGGATAATGGAATAGATAGCACCCCATTTGTCAATTTTGGTGGTGAAAGGCCTCCAATATCCTCCTGATTGACACCCTCCTCCCTCACGTCCTCTGTAGAAGGCACTCCAACTATACTTGATGGCATACCTCCCACTTTAGCAAACTTCAAATTCCCGAAGAATCCATTCACATCTGCTCTTTTACCTTGATAAATACTAGTAAGTGCCTTAAAACAGccaaattgattaaaatgtGGGCCTGAGGATTCACGATCTGTATTCCTAGACTTATGATCTAGAATATCTTCACCAAACTTTGGGAAATGACTTAACTTATTGAATACAAACCCTATTGAGTACTCAAATTgcaaattcttttcttctatAACCTTCAACTCCTTTAGCTTAGTTTCACCAACAACCCTCTGTTTCACTTCCACTTTCACATTTGAGAATGCCTGTACAAAACCATTAATAAGGGACAGCAATGCCATCTCAAAATGCAAGAAATTCCCATTTCCATCCTCCTTCCCACTACCATACCTCTGCTTCAACCCTTTCTTCcacatattttcattcaatttctcACCCCAATCATGGCTAACATTAGTATCACAGTGATCATTACTTCCACATTCTTCTTTAAATATCCCAAGAAGTATCTTGATTGGAAATTTCCCTTTTCTCGGatcatcaccatcaccatTGAAAACCAGACGTTGACCACTCTTGTTCTTCACATTCAGCCGGGCTGCCACCAGCTCACCATCAGCATCATCCACAGCTCTGCTTAACTTCCCTTTTTGTGAAACCCCATTAAAGCAATGCTGAAAACTCCTGGCCACCTTCCGAAAATTTGATTCCAGTGGCGAAAATGCAGTCTTAACAACCTGAACAGAGTTCAAAAATGACTCTAACGGATCATTCCCTGACACCACCATCACTCAAAAATCTAGCTCAATCACCATTCATATGAAAATCTCACAGTTCCAAACACAAATCACTTCATGACCCACAAATCATatgaaccaaaaataaaaagtcatCGCTTAATTcccaaccaaaaatatatcaatatatatccAAGACCCATCAATGAAAAACGACATCTTTTCAACTGAAAAGGGCTGGTGCCATTCTTTGATAAGACCTGTTAGGTGTAGTCAACTCTTGATTTCTCCGTATTACTATTTATACTGCGCGTGACTATagtttatttctattttacagAGGCAAGTGTATGATTGAGTATGTAAGCATTTTTCCagtagaaagaaaaatatacataaaatagaTAAGTTTCTGGGCTTCTTGTCaactaaaaaatgaaattaacagCTAAGCTCTTCAATGTATATGGCTAAAACAAAAGGGTTTTCGTAATCTTGAagttttttcaagaaaaaatctgAGGAAATCCCGTAGATCGATCTGGTGATAGTGAAGAAGACAAGTAGAAGaacaagagagaaaaaaaataacaagaagAAGGAATATAGacctatatattaattaactaatataagGTTggtatcaatattatttagatGAATAAATGCGCTTAATGACAAGAATGCCCTTAACCTTTACCCATATGCAGTTGCACCTTAACTAGTGTGAGGGGGCTGTTTTTGACAATTTGAATGCGTAGATACGGATTGGCTTCTTTCctattatattatgttttgaattttcaaatttttattaattgtatcaTATATCTATATCGTATTGAATCTGTATTATTGTACCCCGTGTCTATgcatcataatttataaaagattgaTGCAACTTCATTTCGATATCCATtcttatgatttttgtttacAATGCTTTAAACTACATGAGCAAGTGGCTAACTCATCTACAAGTTAATAATCTTATTAGGTAGGAAGTTGGCTGAAAAACAGACAAACTAATCCACGTTGAATTGAAATCGATTAATAAAATCtcgattttgaatttgatttgttaaatttaacaaattaaatttgaacaaaaggttttttttaataggcTTGTAAGCTCGACTTGAACTCAATTTGGTTAGTAGatttataataacatatactttaaaatatcaaaatactcGAGTTTGactcattttttatccaattaaagTCCGTTTGAGATCATTGCAACAAGCAAACCAAAtccaaatgcaatttttcaagcttgattttaattcaaacaaatttgaagaatGATGTATTCGATTGAATTCAAATCCCGTAAGATGAATTTCAACCAGAAATCATAGGAGGAGACAATCTACCTTTTCATGGAAGTACTGAGATTTCCCTGCAATGTGTTCCTTAGTTTCTGTGAACATATTCAAGAAACGCATAAGCCAATCCTTGTCATAGGAAGACACAAGCTCGGAACGAACTAGCTCATTCAGGAAAGTTAACAAACAGCATAAGATACAACAACATCTTAGGAAACCAACTGCATATATAGCCATTCTTAGCATTCATAACATTGTTCGGCATTTCTGCATTACAAAATTCTTAGGTTTTGAGACTTTCAGACGACGTTCTTTTACAATTCTGAACATTGAAGGATTCTTTTCTTGGATCTTTGATTCCAAGAATGCAGGAGACCTCAACAGACTCGAACTTCATCCTCAACCAATCAACATGACTCAACATTAATTCATTGATGACCCGTGTTTCTTCTGGTTTTGAATCTTTGGTGCAGCATCAGGGACAAGTGAGACTAAACTCTCAACATAAGCATCAGCTTCAAGAAAAGTATGAAAGTTCGTTATCTTGGGACGATGAAACGCATTGTCCTTCGGATCATACACTATGAAACTCGATCCATAGACCAGCAAGATTTCACCTTTTGCTCCTCTGCACAAGGGAGTCGAGTACGGCCCCTTCCAGGGATCACCAAGATCATAAGGAACAGTCACCAATTTATCCCAAGAATCTCTCTTTCCATACTCCCTCAAAATCCAAACATCCACACTAGTTTTGGGAATATCACACAGCACACACAGGCATCCACCAAGAACTCCCAATGACGGTGAGAAACCGCCCTCAATGTACCTCGGCTGCTCTACCGTTCTGCACACCTCACTTCCTAAATCGAACGAGACAATCTCCCACCTAGCATTGAATCCAACCCTCCTTCCCCAATGAAGCTTTCCACTCACAAACTTCCCTGTGTCATCAAATGGAAGGCCATCCTCAAAGACATCAATTCTTTTCCAAGAATTTGCCCTCAAGCTGTAAACTTGCACCCTAGTCTCATATCTACCAGCAGTGCAAAACCCGGAAAAGATCCCCAAAACCTTGTAATCATCATTACACTCATCAAAACCAAACCCGTACTTGGTAATGAACAAACCCCTCTTAATCCTTTCATCCGCATCAGGCAATTTCTTGTGCTTTCTCGTAGATGGGTTCCACAGGAAAAAATGTCTCCCGTTAATGGCTATGCAAACAAGCCCATTACAGCAGCCTACAATCCTAACTGAATTGTTGGGATTTTTCATCGGATAATCGAAGTCAACTGCATTAGCCACAGGCCCGGACAGCAGTGAGTTCAAAGAACATTGCTTTAGGCTGTAACAGGGCAGCAAAACAGTTGAAATGATCCTGTGGCGGCCGAAATTCGTGTCTTTTCTTGAAACTGCGAGATGGGCTCTGATGAAATGGTTGCTGGAGATCAACGAGCGCCATGATTTTGAAACGCACCTCAATTTCAAGAGGCACCTGACGGGGAGTCTTGACAGGATCTCTACGATGATTTCTTCGGGGAAAATGGGGATGCTTCCAGCTTCCGGGGTCTCGATACGGCGACGGGTTTTGGTAGTTCTTGGCGGATGATTATGATCGTAGATTGATAATTGTGAGTTTTC
The genomic region above belongs to Sesamum indicum cultivar Zhongzhi No. 13 unplaced genomic scaffold, S_indicum_v1.0 scaffold00462, whole genome shotgun sequence and contains:
- the LOC105180255 gene encoding F-box/kelch-repeat protein At3g23880; translation: METRENSQLSIYDHNHPPRTTKTRRRIETPEAGSIPIFPEEIIVEILSRLPVRCLLKLRCVSKSWRSLISSNHFIRAHLAVSRKDTNFGRHRIISTVLLPCYSLKQCSLNSLLSGPVANAVDFDYPMKNPNNSVRIVGCCNGLVCIAINGRHFFLWNPSTRKHKKLPDADERIKRGLFITKYGFGFDECNDDYKVLGIFSGFCTAGRYETRVQVYSLRANSWKRIDVFEDGLPFDDTGKFVSGKLHWGRRVGFNARWEIVSFDLGSEVCRTVEQPRYIEGGFSPSLGVLGGCLCVLCDIPKTSVDVWILREYGKRDSWDKLVTVPYDLGDPWKGPYSTPLCRGAKGEILLVYGSSFIVYDPKDNAFHRPKITNFHTFLEADAYVESLVSLVPDAAPKIQNQKKHGSSMN
- the LOC105180253 gene encoding mitochondrial substrate carrier family protein C, with the protein product MVVSGNDPLESFLNSVQVVKTAFSPLESNFRKVARSFQHCFNGVSQKGKLSRAVDDADGELVAARLNVKNKSGQRLVFNGDGDDPRKGKFPIKILLGIFKEECGSNDHCDTNVSHDWGEKLNENMWKKGLKQRYGSGKEDGNGNFLHFEMALLSLINGFVQAFSNVKVEVKQRVVGETKLKELKVIEEKNLQFEYSIGFVFNKLSHFPKFGEDILDHKSRNTDRESSGPHFNQFGCFKALTSIYQGKRADVNGFFGNLKFAKVGGMPSSIVGVPSTEDVREEGVNQEDIGGLSPPKLTNGVLSIPLSNVERSRSTLSTVSLTELIELLPQIGRSSKEDHPDKKKQFSIQDFFRYTEAEGKRFFQELDRDGDGQVTLEDLEIAMRNRKLPNRYAHQFMQRTRNHLFSKSFGWKQFLSLMEQKEPTILRAYTSLRLSKSRTLQKSEILASLENAGLPANEDNAVAMMHFLNANTDESVSYGHFRNFMLLLPSDRLQVNSRSIPSKSATAGSASPVDTPAVSVLKSSLAGGISCSLSAALMHPLDTVKTRVQASTLPFQEILAKLPQLGVRGLYLGSIPAILGQFSSHGLRTGIFEASKFVLINVAPTLPEVQVQSVLSFVSTFLGTAMRIPCEVLKQRLQAGLYDNVGEALVETWRQDGLRGFFRGTGMTLCREIPFYVAGTSLYTESKKAVQQLVGRELKQWETIAVGAITGGLTAVLTTPFDVIKTRMMTASQGQPVALSVVALSILQYEGPFGFFKGAVPRFFWVAPLGAMNFAGYELIRKAMDRTDENSEAVVPK